A region from the Aegilops tauschii subsp. strangulata cultivar AL8/78 chromosome 5, Aet v6.0, whole genome shotgun sequence genome encodes:
- the LOC109754013 gene encoding uncharacterized protein — protein sequence MDGLPDAAPPAPTPQQQPKRDEWSESGISRLLEAYEAKWLLRNRAKLKWSDWVDIAHDVSAHCSSSDHAASKPGAAAGGTAKTPNQCKNKVESMKKRYRAESAAATRAGVAGAASASGGPSWRFFGRMDGLLKGPAAGCSGQPQAQPEPSSDGMVQLPRAPPKAEPEVDAEADTALQQPPDTAGPPVALSKLLNADANGSATVKAEKTVDLATHKESSRAADSDAENVSSPRSKEVEVEANDDGAEEVDTPRKRKSPELDVARSIELLASSFLKIERARLEVYRDTERMRAEAEVKKGEMELRRTEIMAKTQLQIARLFAKRLKECVGGNGGSSSQVDTLAKKGENGSG from the exons ATGGACGGCCTCCCCGACGCGGCGCCGCCCGCGCCGACGCCGCAGCAGCAGCCGAAGCGGGACGAGTGGAGCGAGAGCGGCATCTCGCGCCTGCTGGAGGCCTACGAGGCCAAGTGGCTGCTCCGCAACCGGGCCAAGCTCAAGTGGAGCGACTGGGTCGACATCGCCCACGACGTCTCCGCCCACTGCTCCTCCTCCGACCACGCGGCCTCCAAGCCCGGCGCCGCTGCCGGGGGCACCGCCAAGACGCCCAACCAGTGCAAGAATAAGGTCGAGTCCATGAAGAAGCGCTACCGGGCcgagtccgccgccgccacgcgcGCCGGAGTAGCCGGGGCGGCCAGCGCCTCCGGTGGCCCGTCGTGGCGCTTCTTCGGCCGCATGGACGGGCTGCTCAAGGGGCCGGCCGCCGGCTGCTCTGGCCAGCCGCAGGCGCAACCGGAGCCGAGTAGCGATGGCATGGTCCAGCTGCCGCGAGCACCGCCGAAAGCAGAGCCGGAGGTCGACGCCGAAGCGGACACCGCCCTCCAGCAGCCGCCGGACACAGCAGGGCCGCCCGTCGCGCTCTCCAAGCTACTCAACGCAGACGCCAACGGCTCCGCAACGGTGAAGGCCGAGAAGACCGTCGATCTGGCCACGCACAAGGAGAGCAGCAGGGCGGCTGACAGCGACGCCGAAAATGTGAGCTCTCCGCGGAGcaaggaggtggaggtggaggcgaACGATGACGGCGCCGAGGAGGTGGACACGCCGAGAAAGAGGAAGAGCCCGGAGCTGGACGTCGCGAGGAGCATCGAGCTGCTGGCGAGCTCGTTCCTGAAGATCGAGCGGGCCAGGCTGGAGGTGTACCGGGACACGGAGAGGATGCGGGCCGAGGCAGAGGTGAAGAAGGGCGAGATGGAGCTGAGGAGGACGGAGATCATGGCCAAGACGCAGTTGCAGATCGCCAGGCTCTTCGCCAAGCGGCTCAAGGAGTGCGTCGGCGGTAATGGTGGCAGCTCGTCTCAAGTGGACACCCTTGCCAAGAAAGGCGAAAATG GTTCAGGGTGA